In Cyanobium sp. WAJ14-Wanaka, a single genomic region encodes these proteins:
- the rpmI gene encoding 50S ribosomal protein L35 codes for MPKLKTRKAAAKRFKATGTGKFMRRRAFRSHLLDHKSPKRKRYLGTMAVVDERDADNVSAMLPYA; via the coding sequence ATGCCGAAGCTCAAGACCCGCAAAGCAGCCGCCAAGCGGTTCAAGGCGACCGGCACTGGCAAATTCATGCGTCGTCGGGCGTTCCGCAGCCACCTGCTAGACCACAAGAGCCCTAAGCGCAAGCGCTACCTGGGCACCATGGCCGTTGTTGATGAGCGCGATGCGGACAATGTGAGCGCCATGCTCCCCTACGCCTAG
- the rplT gene encoding 50S ribosomal protein L20 produces the protein MARVKRGNVARKRRNKILRLARGFRGGNGSLFRTANQRVMKALCNAYRDRRRRKRDFRRLWIARINAAARLNGLSYSRLMGGLKKVDVRINRKMLAQLAVVDPASFTSVVGAAKN, from the coding sequence ATGGCTCGCGTAAAGAGGGGCAACGTCGCCCGTAAACGCCGTAACAAAATCCTTCGCCTAGCCCGAGGTTTTCGGGGTGGTAACGGCTCCCTCTTCCGCACCGCCAACCAGCGGGTGATGAAGGCGCTCTGTAACGCCTATCGCGATCGTCGCCGCCGCAAGCGTGATTTCCGTCGTCTCTGGATTGCCCGGATCAACGCCGCAGCCCGCCTGAATGGCTTGAGCTACAGCCGTTTGATGGGTGGCCTCAAGAAGGTGGACGTTCGCATCAACCGCAAGATGCTTGCCCAGCTAGCTGTGGTCGATCCCGCCAGCTTCACCAGTGTGGTTGGTGCCGCTAAAAACTGA